The bacterium genomic sequence CAGTCTGGTTGCCGTTGTTGTCGTAGGTGAGGGGGGTGGTGGTGATATCAAGCGGAGCAATAGCATACGCAATAATGTCTTCCGTAATGGGAGTGACGGCAACAATGAAAGGTGGGTCTTCAGTGGTGAGGAAGAAGTAGATGGGGATGATATTTTCACCACTGACAGCCTCACCTTCTTGGGCGAGAGAAAGAGATGGGGTGAAGAAAGAGAGGATGAGGATGGCGGGGAGGAGGTTTTTCATGGCGCTTTTTGTTCGTTTCGTTCTCGTATGTCTTCTGCTCCTAAGTTAAACAGGGAAAGGATATCCGCTTCCAACTTGTCACCATCAAATCCTTTTTTGATTTTTCGTTTAAGATCCCTAATGGCATGAAGGATGTTTTCGATAAGAAGACGCCGCTTACCCTCGTCGTCGGCATTGATAAATTCGTTGTAATCTATGGCAAGGCGATAGTCGGTTGATTTATCTTTTTTTCGGTAAAGCTTGCGTTCTTTGTAGCTAAGAGACACCTGAAATTGAAAAGAAAAGATTGTTGGAATAATGTCTAAACTTTCTACAGCATCCCCATAATCGTTTTCTGCCATCAATATATTAATTTTTTTCTCAATTTCCTTACTGATTAAACTAAATTTTTCTGGGTGAGCGTCGTGACTCACCTCACCTGTTATAAAGAACTTCATAGATTTACCAGTCACTCATATTCAACGGTGGACGAATTCCGTTGTACTGCAGTTTGTAATCAAGAATCTGATTATGCTGCCAGTCGTGAATGTCGCGTTTAGTACCAGTAACTTCTGGCTGAAACTTATAATTATTTTCTTTCAAGAATGTTTTAGAATATCGCTGGTCCGGTCTTGTTGTTTCTCCGTACTTAAGAATATTACCTTCCGTATTTCTTAATGTATATCCCGTATTTAATTTCGTACTCTCCAAACTATTTCCATGTACCGGTTTAATTTTTTCCGCAACACTCTGACTAATAGTTTTGCTTGTGTTGAGTAATGTATCAGCACCCCTAGTTTCTGAAATTAATTTTTGTGTTCTTGCTATCGCCCCAAATGCCGGTATGCCAGGTATAAGCCCGGTTGCGGAGAGCGAAAGACTCGCACTCGCTTCTTTGATCCCCTGTCCTGATGAAAGCGCGTTGCTTAATCTGTAGAGGTCAATCGCAATTGCGGCGAGAGTAATGCCAAGATCAACGGGGCTTATCGCCTCTCCCGTTGGATCAGCATACCGCAGAGGGTTGTTTCTTGCATAGCTGTACGAATTCTGCTGTTGCGGATCAACAAGAAGTCGAGGAGTAATTTCAGACACTCCTATGCCGAGAAAGGAGGGGTCTTCAGAAATAAATTGTCCTCGATTCCCATCATAATACCTCGCCCCCATGTAGTTGAGCGTGGTCTCGCTGTCATACTCCGTCCCCGCATACTTCCTCTGCTCTGCATACCCATTGATTCTGTCATCTGTCCGTATCGATCCATAGGGCAGGTAATCAGTCAGCTCTGCAACATGAGCTCCACTGTCTGAAACGACATTGCTCCCCGTTAAGTGGTCCGTGTGGTCGTAGTAGAGTATTCCATTCCCCCATCCTCCCTTTACGGTAGCAAGCATGTTGCCGTTGAGAAAGATGTGCTTTATGGGAGTGGGTCCGCTGATGTTGTAAAGCGTGTTGGGGTAGTGAGTGGCGCTTGATCCTTGCGCTATCACAGCTCGTTCATTGTTCGAATCGTAGGAGTATGAGCTTGCCGCAGAGTTCACGGTACTATCGGTCATTCTGTTGCGATAGTCAAAGGCGTAGGTGGAACTTCCGTTACCAGTCTGGTTGCCGTTGTTGTCGTAGGTGAGGGGGGTTCCTCCTATGGATGTGGGGGCGTGAGGGTTGGCGTAGTTTGTTCCTGCGTAGGAGTAGTTTCCCGCTCCTGTCTTTGAAGTGAGATTGCCGAGGGGAGAATATGCGTAGGATTCTGAGAAATTCACGGTGACAGCATTCGTGGTCGAGGCGGAGGTGAGGCGAGAGAGATCGTCATAGGTGAAATTGACACTCTTTTCCGTTCTTGTATTTGATGTATCATCGATCTTGGTGATATTTCCATTTGCGTCGTAGGTATAATGAAGATCCTGCACCCTGTTCCCGCTTGTAGTGAAGTAATCTCGTCCGTTTGTCCAGGGACTTGCATTGTCCGAGCTGTCCCAGAGCTTGATACGCCAGAAGTACTTCTTGCCGTCCATGGGAAGCGTGGGACCAACATAAGTGGAAGAGGCGATGCGCGCACCTTCGGCTGTTTGAGGCGAGAGCGCGGTTTTTGCAGAGTCCCAGAGAGGAGAGGAGAACGAGCCGCCTTTTACTATGACCTGCACTTGATATGCCGAAGCGGTTTCTCCCGCCCCGTCGGGGTCGTCGAAGATAGCGGTGAATTTGGGAGAGACGGTAGAGATTTTGGTGTTTGTTTTCTTCCAGAATTTGACGTTGTCGAAATATACCGTGCTTGTAGCAACGCCAAGCTGGAACACAAAACGACCTTGGTTATCTCCTCCGCTAGAAGTAATTTCGATTACATACTTGTTCCAGTCCGGATAAAGAGTAAAGGTCTGGGCGGAAGAGAAGGTATTGTATGGGTCATGGTTTTGGCCGAGGATAACAGAAACATCGCGCGTTACAGAGGCTTTAGCGTCAAAGGTAAGCATATAGGTTGTAGAGGTGGCGAGAGACACTTCCTGATTCAATTGAACATACCAATCAGTGCCAGACTGATTGACAATCGTTTTGTTTGAGCAGTCGCCGGAATAGGCCACAGCGCAGTCAACAGAGTTCGTCGCACGCGATGATCCGCCGTTTGCCCAAAATGCCCATGGGGATGAGCCATTCTCAAAGCCGGGATTCGTCGTCCGCGTAAGCTGATCAGGCACGAGCTCCACATCGTCTATCCAGTAGGTGGCGGCAACAGCTCCTAAGCCGAAGTAGATGCGAGAGTTTTCGTCTATGCTCGGCGCGGAAGATGTGAAGCGATATTCGTACTCTTTCCATGCGGGAGAAATCGAGACGCCGGTCTTCGCTATGCCGTAGGTGAGATAGTTTCCATAGTTTTGACCAACATTGAATTCAAATGTGGTTGTGGCGGATGCTTTTGCTTTAAATTTGAGGATGTAATTCATCCCGGGATCGATGCGGAGGATGTGGGAAAGGGTTGGGCTCCATGAGCTTCCTGCAGTAGGGACTACAATTTTTTCCGAACAGGTCCCCGAGTATGCGACCGTGCAATCTTCACTCCGTGTTGCCCCCGAATTGGTCCAGAAGCCCCAAAAATTAAAACCATTTTCGAATGAGTGATTGTTGGTGATGGACTCGGAAAGCCAGAGGTTTTCAGTATTCATATTATCCGACTCAGTGGGGATACCAGCACCCAGAAGCATTACACCAATGTATTCTTTCGGGAAGAAAGGTAAAGGGGTTGGTTGTTCTATATTCGATTTTTTTGACATTTCGTTGCTGAACTTCCGCTCTTCTGGAGAAACGGGTTGAGAAAATGAGATGGGTGGAGTGATAAAAGTAAAGACTTCATCGCTCGGATGTTTCTCCCCTTCTTTTTTCCAGGAGCCTTCCGTCTTTAGCGTACGCTTCATCGATCCGGGAAGATTATTCTGGTCAACGGGTGATGAGAAGTCGGCAGGAGCACCTCCTTCTCCGGCACTCGACATCATCATGAGAGCGCCAGAACCAGAGCCTTGATCGCCAGTAATGTCGGGAAGGATGGTTACGCGATCTGATAGCCGATAGAGTTTTGCGGCATCATATGTATTCGTAGTCGTTGCGCCATTTGCGTAGACGATCTGTGTCTCGAGACCAAGAGGATTGTAATCTATCGACTTCGTAATGTTTCGAAACGAGAGCCAATTTCCATCACGCTGTTCTACTTTGTTCACAAAACCAGCATTACCATAGGTATACCGCGCTTCAGAAGTATCGGGGTAGGAAATGAGGGTTTGATTCCCTTGTCGATCATATGAATATGCAGTGGTATAAACTGAGCCATTGATTGTCTCCGTTTCAGAACCAAGGAAACCCAGCGGATTGTACGTGCGTGTGGTAGTGACAGAGGTGGTGGTCGCCGAGCAGAGACGCGTCTTACCGTTAGCGCAAGTGTCATAGCCATACGTGATTTCGGTTCCTGACGCACCGGTGTAATCTTCGGTAAGTGCGCGATTGAGTGAATCATAAACATAGTTGACCGTTTGATTTTTTGGATCAACACTTCGCGTCATGTTGCTTGCATCATCATAGGTGTACGTCCATGTACCGTAACTTCCATCACTTGTCGCATGCAAGTCCTGCGCAGTGAGACGGCGCCCGAGTCCATCGTAGGTGAAGTTGCGAACGTTTCCGTTTGCATCCGTAATTTTGGTGAGATTTTTCAAAAGGTTGTACTCGTAGGTTGTGGTGTAATTGGAAGCCCCATCACGTTCAACAACCGTCGCGAGATTGCCATACGCGTCCTTGGTGAAATCTTTTGTTTTGCCGTTCGCATCAGTCGTTGTTACTTTCCAATCATCATAAGCATTCGTGGTGTTCCCCACTGCATTTGATGCCTGTGTCACACGACCAAGCGCATCGTACGTGTAATTGGTGTAGAGCGCTGTAGTGCCTGTGGGAGATGTTTTCGCCGATCCAGTGGAAAAATATGGGAGCGATTCTTTATCAAGAAGCCCGCGATTATTGTACGCGAAGTCTCTTGCGCTAAAATTACTTCCTTCGGCTTGCGCTCTCGTCTGAAGAGTCCGCCCGAGTCCATCTTTGTACTCATATGAATCCGTTGAGGTGGCGCTGTTGAGATAGCTTGTCTTTTTCATGGAGACAGCAAGCGGAGTATCCGTATAGGTGTAGAGGGATTTTGTAACGAGTGTTGTCGGCGTTGTAATATCCGGCTGTTTTTCTTCCTTCACGCGATCAAGACCGTCATATGTTGTTTGAAAAACACGGTTGTTTTCGTCAGTCAGTTGTTTAACGTTGCCGGAAGAATAGTCGTATTGGAAACCGCGCGCCTGCGAGAGCGCGTTGGTCGAAGTCGCGACAAAAAGATTGTAGGAGTCGTAAATATAATTTGTGGCATTTCCTCGCGCGTCTTTTTCTTGTGTCACATTGCCATAAGTGCTGTCATATATTTTAGTCGTACTTGCGTACAACGAACCAGTTTTCCAAAGTTCCTGTTTTGTAAGGTTCCCTTTTTGAACGGAGCCGAAAGCCAGATTGTCATAATAATTTTTTGTTTCGCTTACCTTTGTTCCGGATTGATTAGTAAGGGTTGATTGAGATGGTGCCCCCGTGACGGCGTATGACCCGCCGGTGGCATACGCAAGTGTTGTTGTACGTTTGTCATTCCCCGTGTCGCTCCACGTTCCCCATGTCCCGTCGCTCGTATTTCCTGTCACCTCGCCCCAGTTTATCGTGGAAATAAGATTGCCGGTAGATGTGGCATAGTCAAATGAGGACGCGCTATCTTTGTGCGAAGAATTTAAATCGTAATCATACTGTATGGCATCTTTGAGATAGACAAGAGTACGTCCCCCGCCGAGGTCTTTCTTCTCCCATCTGTTTATAGCTATGTTGCTCGTGCCAACTCCCGGTGTGATTTTTTGGATTCTCCACGGCCGATACATCTTTGCTTCTATGTCATCGTATTCGCCCTGTGCGTAGCTATTCCATGGGTAGGGACTGTAAATATTATCCCCGTTTCCTTGATGGTAATTTGTTACCATGTAGTTGTTGAGAGAATCTATCTCGTCCACTTCATCGAATCCTCTGAATTTCCTATTCTGCCAGTCTGTCTGAAACTGTCCGCCAATAAATGTATAGGTTGTCGTGGCTACCGTAGCCCCAAGTCCGGGGTCGCGAGCGATTGTTTTAACTACGCGAAGAAGAGAAGTCTCCGCGTCAACTCCTTTATATGTTGCCAAAGTATTTCCACCCGAGGGAAAAGTAACGCTTGTCAAAACATCAACAGGATCCCCACTGCTTATGTAGTTATTTTTGGTGGTATTGTATCCCCCTCTTACGAAATCCGGAATGCCGTCATAATTTGCCTGAACCATCCGTACTCCAATATCTCGGTCGCTCGTATCAAGAAAATAGGGGATACTGCCAGCACCGATCGATAGGTCAACCCAACCCCATGGATCGCTTCCGGCGCCGGTACCTCGGTTAATATAAAAATGTATTCCCCTGGTCGGCGTAGAAACAACAAAGTCGATGAGCCCATCAGAGTTAACATCGGTCATTCTCGTGCCGATGTCTTTCCCATTGGCTCCCGTAATTTGAGGTCCGGCATATTGTGATGTATTGGGAATGTCGCTCGTACTCCAGTTTGTTCCGCCTCCGAGATTAAAATTAACTCTCGTAACCGTGGAGGTATCCGTTCTTGTTACAATGTCATCGAGACCATCGCCGTTCACATCCATAACTCTTGCTCCGTAGTCGTTACCGTTTACATCTACAAATTGTTCTGGATTACCAAAAACACCTACCCCGTCAGCCCACCCCGTACCATCGGCTTTATTGAGAAATAAATAATATGAAAGTCCTGCTTTTCCACGAAGATAATCGGGATATCCGTCGCCGTTGAAATCGCCGAAACGAATGCCATTATCATTACCGTCAGCGTCTACAAGATAGGGGGTATTGGAATAAGTGGTAGCTACAAAACTGGTGCCAGACCTCAAATAGACAGTATTATACAAGGGGTTCGGAAAACCATCTTTTCCAAGAACGATGTCTGTATGGCCATCGCCATTCACGTCAACAAGCGCGGAGCCGCGATCATTGCCTGAAGAGTCGACAAGAGCCGGAGCAGTTTGAGAAACTGAAATACCCGACCATGAATTTTGATATTCGTAGCCAGACGGCGAAACCCCTTCTTTTAAAAGGAGCGAATCGCTCAGTGAATTATTATTGTAGTCTAAAACGCGAAACCCTGTATCTTTCCAGTTGACATCGGTAATGTCGGGTAAATTCCACGGCGAGTCAGTAGTCTGCGGCCAGCTTGTGTTACTTGCCTGATATGTAAACGTCATTGGTGGCAGTGCGGTCGGCGTACCGGCTTCGTCGTAGCCGGTTTCTGTTACAGACTGAAGCAAACTTTTCACGCCGTTATGACCTGTTGTAAAAGCAAGAACGTATTTTTTCACCAGATTCCCGTTGAATTTTATGTCAATCTCTTTTATGCGATAAAGTGTTTTTACTAGAAAACCATATTTATAGACAATAGGATTATCGGAACGGCTTTCGGTGACAAAGCTCACTTCAAAAAGGCCTGACAATCCCCCGTTCCCCGTGTAAGTTATCTTTGATGGATATATCTGCGCATTATCTTTCGTGTATTCATACTTCATAAAATTACCATTCGTATCGCGCATTTCTTCAAGCATCCAACGGTAGACTTGTGAGGAATTGTTTGGATTAGAGAGACGACCAGTCGTTGTTGTGCCAAAGGTGTATTTCACCCCCGCCTTATCAGTCATCGTCCATATTGAAGTTGAGCTGGCAAATGAATAGTTTCTGAAGCTTCCATCGTCAAACTTCGCTCCATAAGTCGATGAGCTTGTCGTCGAAAGTTCTCCGTCAAAAGAGGAAATGAAATATTGCTGGCTGTAAAGATCTTCACTCCCACTTTTGTTCATTCGTTCAATAATGGGAATGTTGAGTGACCATCCGAGCCCAAAAAGATTTTCACCATCCCGGTCTTGGCTTTTATAGGAAAGCTTGAGACTAGGTTCCACTCCGTTTCTCCCCGGAGGAGTCACGATTGGAACGTCTTGAGTAAACGCCCCGGAAACATGTTCCGGTTCGGGCAAGCGTATAGAGTCAGAATAGCTATTGAGCCATTTATTTGCAGCCACTGAAGCAAGTGCAGATACGCCACCGGAAGATTCCTTACCCGCTGGTATTTTGTCTTCTGGTACTATTTTTGTTCCCGGCAATGTTGCAGCTTCGTTTGACGGAGTGTCACGAACTGGCTTGATTTCTGGAAAGCGTGGCAATCCCAAAAGCGACCATTCTTTTTCGGATGGTCCGGCAATAACATCTTTCTTCACAGGAGCAGACGACTCAATTACAGGAGAGGGTTGGGTAGGATTAGCCTCTGTATCAACGGGAAGGTTTGCAACTTGCCCGAAAACCGAGAGAGGAGAGGCAAATGCGAGTGAGAATAAAACGAATGAAGCAAGGAACTTTTTTCTCGCATGAGAAAATCTGACAAGAGACTGGGTCGTATCTCCTCTGTTCATATTTATATACTACTATCTTGTAATACCAGAATGATAGCATTTGAAAGGAAGGTACGCAAAAGAAGGTTGTGCTCATAATGACGTTAGGCTTTACTATATAAAATTTGGAAGCAAGGCTTCCAAATTCACTCTCACGCTCAACGCAGAAATAGCTGGTAGTAAATTTTCTTAATTTCGTACCATGGCGATGCATGTTCAGGCTCAAGATAAAAATCTTTTTGCGTGGAAGAAGCGATGTCGGCAGGAAATACTACCGTCAGATTTTTGTAACCTTTATGGTTAACGGTAACAGTTCTCTGTGGGTCCAACAAAAACATGTTGTATAAACCTGCATCGGTCTTGGTTGAATATGATGTGCTCGCAACGGCAATGTCTACTCCATCAAGTGGCTCGCCGAGTGAATTGAAAACAGTCCCATAAATACGTGGCGCGGTAAAATAAGTCTTGAGAACATGGTACGCCAAGCGCGGTGTTCCACTGTCATTCATAAGCGCCGTTGAACCGTCATTTAAAACCCAGTAATTTACAAGTGGTATTTCCTCGTTTCGGATGTACAATTCATCAAGCAGTTTTCGCACAAACTCTGCTTGTGACTTTTCTGTCATATTGCCATTGATATCTGGTATTGGAGCGCCGAACTCACCAAGTCCGATGCGAGCATTGAGCGTTTTAGATATTGAATCCACGTCCTCTCCAAATTTCTTTACAGAATTTACATAGTGATCAATGAGAATAACTCCGCCGAGCAAGCGTGCTGTATCGGGATCAAGAATTTCGCGAGCAATATCAGCATTCATGGTGGGACGGATAGCAATAGATTTCCCCATCGCATTAAACTCACGCTCTGCGATTGAGCGTTCTTCGATAAGAAACTTGGTGAATCCCGCCCTGTCGCCCGTTGCCCGCGGATCACCCTCTCCCCCGTTCTCACATTCCGGACATGGAGAAAATATGTCTCCGTCAACAAAAAGTTCGTGGTTTTTTACTAAAAATGACGCAAGAAGTTTTTTGTGGTCGGAACGATCAATCTTCTCGTACTCAAACCACCCTTCCCAGCCGGAAAA encodes the following:
- a CDS encoding Imm44 family immunity protein, with product MKFFITGEVSHDAHPEKFSLISKEIEKKINILMAENDYGDAVESLDIIPTIFSFQFQVSLSYKERKLYRKKDKSTDYRLAIDYNEFINADDEGKRRLLIENILHAIRDLKRKIKKGFDGDKLEADILSLFNLGAEDIRERNEQKAP
- a CDS encoding SpvB/TcaC N-terminal domain-containing protein, producing the protein MNRGDTTQSLVRFSHARKKFLASFVLFSLAFASPLSVFGQVANLPVDTEANPTQPSPVIESSAPVKKDVIAGPSEKEWSLLGLPRFPEIKPVRDTPSNEAATLPGTKIVPEDKIPAGKESSGGVSALASVAANKWLNSYSDSIRLPEPEHVSGAFTQDVPIVTPPGRNGVEPSLKLSYKSQDRDGENLFGLGWSLNIPIIERMNKSGSEDLYSQQYFISSFDGELSTTSSSTYGAKFDDGSFRNYSFASSTSIWTMTDKAGVKYTFGTTTTGRLSNPNNSSQVYRWMLEEMRDTNGNFMKYEYTKDNAQIYPSKITYTGNGGLSGLFEVSFVTESRSDNPIVYKYGFLVKTLYRIKEIDIKFNGNLVKKYVLAFTTGHNGVKSLLQSVTETGYDEAGTPTALPPMTFTYQASNTSWPQTTDSPWNLPDITDVNWKDTGFRVLDYNNNSLSDSLLLKEGVSPSGYEYQNSWSGISVSQTAPALVDSSGNDRGSALVDVNGDGHTDIVLGKDGFPNPLYNTVYLRSGTSFVATTYSNTPYLVDADGNDNGIRFGDFNGDGYPDYLRGKAGLSYYLFLNKADGTGWADGVGVFGNPEQFVDVNGNDYGARVMDVNGDGLDDIVTRTDTSTVTRVNFNLGGGTNWSTSDIPNTSQYAGPQITGANGKDIGTRMTDVNSDGLIDFVVSTPTRGIHFYINRGTGAGSDPWGWVDLSIGAGSIPYFLDTSDRDIGVRMVQANYDGIPDFVRGGYNTTKNNYISSGDPVDVLTSVTFPSGGNTLATYKGVDAETSLLRVVKTIARDPGLGATVATTTYTFIGGQFQTDWQNRKFRGFDEVDEIDSLNNYMVTNYHQGNGDNIYSPYPWNSYAQGEYDDIEAKMYRPWRIQKITPGVGTSNIAINRWEKKDLGGGRTLVYLKDAIQYDYDLNSSHKDSASSFDYATSTGNLISTINWGEVTGNTSDGTWGTWSDTGNDKRTTTLAYATGGSYAVTGAPSQSTLTNQSGTKVSETKNYYDNLAFGSVQKGNLTKQELWKTGSLYASTTKIYDSTYGNVTQEKDARGNATNYIYDSYNLFVATSTNALSQARGFQYDYSSGNVKQLTDENNRVFQTTYDGLDRVKEEKQPDITTPTTLVTKSLYTYTDTPLAVSMKKTSYLNSATSTDSYEYKDGLGRTLQTRAQAEGSNFSARDFAYNNRGLLDKESLPYFSTGSAKTSPTGTTALYTNYTYDALGRVTQASNAVGNTTNAYDDWKVTTTDANGKTKDFTKDAYGNLATVVERDGASNYTTTYEYNLLKNLTKITDANGNVRNFTYDGLGRRLTAQDLHATSDGSYGTWTYTYDDASNMTRSVDPKNQTVNYVYDSLNRALTEDYTGASGTEITYGYDTCANGKTRLCSATTTSVTTTRTYNPLGFLGSETETINGSVYTTAYSYDRQGNQTLISYPDTSEARYTYGNAGFVNKVEQRDGNWLSFRNITKSIDYNPLGLETQIVYANGATTTNTYDAAKLYRLSDRVTILPDITGDQGSGSGALMMMSSAGEGGAPADFSSPVDQNNLPGSMKRTLKTEGSWKKEGEKHPSDEVFTFITPPISFSQPVSPEERKFSNEMSKKSNIEQPTPLPFFPKEYIGVMLLGAGIPTESDNMNTENLWLSESITNNHSFENGFNFWGFWTNSGATRSEDCTVAYSGTCSEKIVVPTAGSSWSPTLSHILRIDPGMNYILKFKAKASATTTFEFNVGQNYGNYLTYGIAKTGVSISPAWKEYEYRFTSSAPSIDENSRIYFGLGAVAATYWIDDVELVPDQLTRTTNPGFENGSSPWAFWANGGSSRATNSVDCAVAYSGDCSNKTIVNQSGTDWYVQLNQEVSLATSTTYMLTFDAKASVTRDVSVILGQNHDPYNTFSSAQTFTLYPDWNKYVIEITSSGGDNQGRFVFQLGVATSTVYFDNVKFWKKTNTKISTVSPKFTAIFDDPDGAGETASAYQVQVIVKGGSFSSPLWDSAKTALSPQTAEGARIASSTYVGPTLPMDGKKYFWRIKLWDSSDNASPWTNGRDYFTTSGNRVQDLHYTYDANGNITKIDDTSNTRTEKSVNFTYDDLSRLTSASTTNAVTVNFSESYAYSPLGNLTSKTGAGNYSYAGTNYANPHAPTSIGGTPLTYDNNGNQTGNGSSTYAFDYRNRMTDSTVNSAASSYSYDSNNERAVIAQGSSATHYPNTLYNISGPTPIKHIFLNGNMLATVKGGWGNGILYYDHTDHLTGSNVVSDSGAHVAELTDYLPYGSIRTDDRINGYAEQRKYAGTEYDSETTLNYMGARYYDGNRGQFISEDPSFLGIGVSEITPRLLVDPQQQNSYSYARNNPLRYADPTGEAISPVDLGITLAAIAIDLYRLSNALSSGQGIKEASASLSLSATGLIPGIPAFGAIARTQKLISETRGADTLLNTSKTISQSVAEKIKPVHGNSLESTKLNTGYTLRNTEGNILKYGETTRPDQRYSKTFLKENNYKFQPEVTGTKRDIHDWQHNQILDYKLQYNGIRPPLNMSDW
- a CDS encoding carboxypeptidase-like regulatory domain-containing protein: MRGIKIKLLLIGILAVFLAVYLFNASQAHQYQPPPTNNNKNNLFLVQAVDTMKYSRDKARETLHDVSFEQVIDTQMRLIREMGATHVAIGTPYDPEFAPILTRWVNSARKNNLSVWFRGNFSGWEGWFEYEKIDRSDHKKLLASFLVKNHELFVDGDIFSPCPECENGGEGDPRATGDRAGFTKFLIEERSIAEREFNAMGKSIAIRPTMNADIAREILDPDTARLLGGVILIDHYVNSVKKFGEDVDSISKTLNARIGLGEFGAPIPDINGNMTEKSQAEFVRKLLDELYIRNEEIPLVNYWVLNDGSTALMNDSGTPRLAYHVLKTYFTAPRIYGTVFNSLGEPLDGVDIAVASTSYSTKTDAGLYNMFLLDPQRTVTVNHKGYKNLTVVFPADIASSTQKDFYLEPEHASPWYEIKKIYYQLFLR